ATGACGAAGTTTTAATGATTGAAAATTTTATTGGTATACCCTCAAGACTTATGTTGCTCTTGGGTAAGCAGGATAAAATTCAAATTAAAGCTATTTTAGATAAGTATTTACTGCAAGAAAAACCAGAGCTTTCGCAGGTTGAAAAAATGAGCAAATGGCTTGGTGAAAAAGTGCCTTTAGAAACAAATCCAGCTGCAAAACCCCAAAATTCTCAAAAGACTAAAAAATAAGCTCTTCTTCTGGTAAAATATGCCTGGGAAATTCCATTTTTAAACTTCTTTCTTGCTCTCGTAGTTTAATGGATAGAACAGTGGTTTGCGGAACCACCGATACAGGTTCGATTCCTGTCGGGAGCACATTTGCATAGTATCCAAATCAATCAAGGAATAATCCTGACCTGTTGAGTTTATGATGGAAGGGTGGCGGAGTGGTCCATCGCAGCGGTTTCGTCAGCCAAAGGCCGATCCGCCTCTGGCGGAAAAACCAGCATTATCAAGGAAGGGTGGTAGAGTGGTCAAATACAACAGTTTCGAAAACTGTGCCCTTTTACAAGGGCCCGTGAGTTCAAATCTCACCCCTTCCGCTAAGATTTGCTCTCATAGTTTAATGGATAGAACAGTGGTTTCCCTGCCCGCAATGCTTAAAGCATAGCTTTTGCAGGCGGGCGGAACCACAACAAATAAGCACTTATAGTTCAAGGGATAGAACAAGGGTTTCCGGAACCCTAGATCCAGGTTCGAGTCCTGGTAGGTGCACAAGCGATGTGGGTTCCCTGCCTGCCGGCAGGCAGGGATTCCTGCTGGGAGCACAAAAATAACTAAAAACTAAAAGCGAAAAAGTTAGAAATAAAAAAATGGAATTAGTTTTTAATATTAACCGTTTTCAATTTCCCTACAAAGGCCTTAAATTTCCAGGTCAACATTCAGAAGAGCGGATTCTATTTATCACCAGAGAGGGGAGAATTGTTATCAAAATAAAATTAGCACTTTGTGTAGCAGTTGTTCTATTGGGTTTAGTGATAGGAATAGCAATACTAAATAAGTTGACTATTCTGGGCTTTACTTTTTCTAGGTTCATCCCTATCTTTGCTATTTTTTGGCTTTTAGCTGGAGCTTTTATGTATTGGTGGCTTTGGGTAGTTTGGCGCAAAACCCTATTTATTATTACTACCAGGCGACTAACTAAATTTATTCACACTTCCCCTTGGACCCGTTACCAGATGTCTTTAGGGCTCGATCAGGTTGTAGATACTGGAGCTTATCGAAAAGGCTTGTTTCAAATGGTGACTGGCTTAGGTTATTTTGTAGCTAGATCAGCAGCTGGGGCAGTCAAAAATTTTAAAATTATCAATATCAGTTTTTCTGAAGATTTACATAACTACATTAATAAACTACTGTTTGTTTTTAATGAGCAAAAAGAAAATTTAGATAAGTTCCGTCCCTTTATTCCTCATCTCAAAGGTGAAGCTCGAGATGAGTATGTTCGTCAGGTAGCTCCTGAGTTTAGCAAAGCCATTAAACTGCCACCCGAAGCTGAAGGAGAATATTTGCCAAAAGGTAAAACTATTTATGAAAAAAAATTAGAATTGGGAGAGCAAGATGAAAACTAAACAAGAATTTTCTGCTGGAGGAGTTGTTTATAAAAAAGATCAGAGTGGTATCGTATTTCTATTAGGCAAACATTCTGGGTATCATAAGTGGGTTTTACCTAAGGGTTTGATTGAAAAAGGAGAAAAGCCCAAACAAACTGCCATTAGAGAAACTCAAGAAGAAATGGGCGTAACAGCCAAAATTGTCAAATCTAAACCAATTCATACCGAAACATACCGGTACATGGCTGATCTCAAACATAGCTTAGATTTGCAATCTAAGGCCTTGGAGAGCACGCGGCGGGTCAAAACATACCAAGAACAGGGTGGTGGCCAAACAAAGGTTGAAAAAACGGTACAATTCTTTCTTATGGAGTATGTTTCCGGTGATCCCTCTCAACATGGTTGGGAAATGGAAAACGCTGGTTGGTTTTCATATGAGCAAGCGCTTGAAATAATGGGTTTTGAAGGGGAGAAAGCAGGGCTTAAAAAAGCCTGGGAACTACTAAAATCTTAATTCCAATCTGATGTTACAATAAGTACGTTTGTGGATCTTGCGGTTCTACTTCTCTTTTATAGAGAAATGGAGGAGTCGCCTAGTGGTCTATGGCACACGCCTGGAAAGCGTGACCCTTCGGGGTTCGTGGGTTCAAATCCCACCTCCTCCGCAACCCTTGCTAAAATCATTTGTTATTACTGTCAGTATCTGGATAGATAATAGTAAAGATGCAAAACAGGTGGGAGGTGATAATAAAATGAATAAAACAAAAGCAACTGGATTAATAATCCTGTGTTTATCAATTGTTTTAAGTAGTTGTAGTCCAAGTAAAACAATTGGCCAAAAAACCGGTGAAAAAATTTTGGAAAAAACAATAGAAGCTCAAACTGGAGCAAAAGTAGATGTCGATGCTCAAGACGGAGAAGTTACTATTAAATCTGAAGATGGTCAAACCCAATACTCAGCAGGAGGATCAGCAGTATTGCCAAGTAATTTTCCTAAAGAACTTATCATAACTAGTGATGCCAAGATTATTATCGCTTCAACGTCTGGAACAAATAGCTCGGTAACATATATTACTAATAGTGAACAAAATGAAGTTTTTGACAAATACATTTCTGATCTGACTGGACTTGGTTGGACTAAGGAAATGGAATTTGATGCTGGTCAGGGCAAGATGCTTAATTTTGCTAAAGAAAACACTAAAGTTACTATTACCATTGGGGAAAATAACACCAAAGATCAATCAGAAAAAACTGCAGTTAATATTATTTTGACGACAGAAGAGAATTAAATTGGCAATAACTCAAAAGTAATTATTAAAGTATGCGCCTGAAAAGCGTGACCCTTTTAGGGTTTATGGGCTCAAATTCTACCTCATCTACTGTGATGTTACACGTAGTTCAAACTACACTCAGAAACTATAAGCAGCATCTTCTTTTAGGACTAATAATTATATTGGCTGCTTTTCTCCGTTTTTATCATCTTGGTTCATTACCATATGGTTTTCACCGCGATGAAGTTTTGAATGGGTATGTTGGCCGTTTCACACTTCAAAATGGAGTTGATTTGTATAGTAATACATGGCCAATACTTTATTTTGATAATTTTGGTGATTATCCCAATATTTTACCCATGTATATTTCGGGTTTATCTACATATGTGTTTGGGATTAATGAATTTGCAGTTCGTTTTCCAATTGCTTTAGCTGGAGTACTCAGTGTAGTTTTGATATATCTACTAGCTAATTTTATTTTTCAAAAACAAAACACGGCTTTATTTGCCAGTTTTTTAGTAGCAATTCAGCCGTGGCATATTGTCTTGTCGCGGGCAACTGCTGAAGGAGTTTTAGCTTCGACAACATTTTTACTAGCTACTATCTTGTTGTTTTATGGTATTGCCAAACAA
The sequence above is drawn from the Candidatus Beckwithbacteria bacterium genome and encodes:
- a CDS encoding NUDIX domain-containing protein: MKTKQEFSAGGVVYKKDQSGIVFLLGKHSGYHKWVLPKGLIEKGEKPKQTAIRETQEEMGVTAKIVKSKPIHTETYRYMADLKHSLDLQSKALESTRRVKTYQEQGGGQTKVEKTVQFFLMEYVSGDPSQHGWEMENAGWFSYEQALEIMGFEGEKAGLKKAWELLKS